In Clostridium swellfunianum, a genomic segment contains:
- a CDS encoding MurR/RpiR family transcriptional regulator, producing MENLAKLFNKLTNSEQKVFTYIYANQQKVMKMKISDLAKETFTSKTVIINLAQKLGFEGFSDLKYYLKSSKGDEDNRKVLEDLQYNLKHNIEKTFVVIEADLYKNITREILAAKTVYVFARGTSKAAGYYLNHLLLTIGIKCVFVDDYNLLALVSNTLEKDELVILISLSGNTAKILEVANIAKVKGVKSIAITAFGNNELSKISDYTLHCVSNDTETKYNDSISRIGMFIVIEMIVNCIKELNAK from the coding sequence ATGGAGAATTTAGCTAAGCTATTTAATAAATTAACTAACAGTGAGCAGAAAGTATTTACATATATTTATGCCAATCAGCAAAAAGTTATGAAGATGAAGATAAGCGACTTAGCTAAAGAGACCTTTACTTCTAAAACTGTAATTATTAATTTAGCTCAGAAGTTAGGCTTTGAAGGCTTTTCTGACCTAAAATATTATCTTAAATCATCTAAAGGCGATGAAGATAATAGAAAGGTCTTGGAAGATTTACAGTACAATTTAAAGCATAATATTGAAAAAACCTTTGTGGTTATAGAGGCAGACTTATATAAAAACATTACTAGAGAAATATTAGCTGCAAAAACTGTATATGTTTTTGCAAGAGGTACAAGCAAAGCAGCTGGATATTACTTAAATCATCTATTGCTTACTATAGGAATTAAGTGCGTATTCGTTGATGATTATAATTTACTCGCTTTAGTTAGCAATACCTTAGAAAAGGATGAATTAGTAATTTTAATTTCACTTTCAGGAAACACAGCAAAAATATTAGAGGTAGCTAATATAGCAAAGGTCAAAGGGGTTAAAAGCATAGCAATAACTGCCTTTGGAAACAATGAATTATCTAAGATAAGCGATTATACTTTGCATTGCGTATCAAATGATACTGAGACTAAATACAATGACAGTATTTCAAGAATAGGAATGTTTATAGTTATTGAAATGATTGTTAACTGCATAAAAGAACTTAATGCCAAATAG
- a CDS encoding NAD(P)-dependent malic enzyme, translating into MQMKEKSLRAHEKWKGKIEVISRCSINNSEDLAVAYTPGVAFPCLEIEKNEEDSYKYTRRGNLVGVITDGSAVLGLGNIGALASMPVMEGKCVLFKEFAGVDAFPICIKDNDVETIVKTVKLIEGSFGAINLEDISAPRCFEIEEKLNEICDIPVFHDDQHGTAIAVLSALLNSIKVLKKDYSVKIVVNGAGAAGIAIANLIYEAGFHNIVICDRYGIITVENAANKYQKDCAVKFNKDKEGSLKEALTGADVFIGVSAGNILTEEMVLSMNHEPLVFALANPVPEIMPEAAKNAKVKIMATGRSDYPNQINNLLVFPGIIKGALKARINKITTEIQLAVARGISGCIDEAELNCENIIPSVFDKRIVDLVCDIVCSFKK; encoded by the coding sequence ATGCAAATGAAGGAAAAAAGTTTAAGAGCTCATGAAAAATGGAAAGGGAAAATAGAAGTTATCAGCAGATGCAGTATAAATAACAGTGAAGACTTAGCGGTAGCTTATACACCTGGTGTAGCTTTTCCATGCTTGGAGATAGAAAAGAACGAAGAAGATTCCTATAAGTATACAAGAAGAGGTAATCTAGTTGGAGTAATTACTGATGGAAGTGCTGTATTAGGACTTGGGAATATTGGAGCTTTAGCTTCAATGCCTGTTATGGAAGGAAAGTGTGTTTTATTTAAGGAATTTGCAGGAGTTGATGCTTTTCCTATATGTATTAAGGATAATGATGTAGAAACTATAGTAAAAACTGTAAAGCTTATTGAAGGAAGCTTTGGAGCAATAAATTTAGAAGATATAAGTGCTCCACGCTGCTTTGAGATAGAGGAAAAATTAAACGAAATCTGTGATATTCCAGTTTTTCATGATGATCAGCATGGAACTGCCATCGCTGTTCTTTCAGCGCTTTTAAACTCAATTAAGGTTCTTAAAAAAGATTATAGCGTAAAGATTGTAGTAAATGGAGCTGGAGCGGCAGGTATTGCAATAGCTAATCTGATTTATGAAGCAGGTTTTCATAATATTGTAATTTGTGATAGATATGGTATAATCACAGTTGAAAATGCAGCTAATAAATATCAAAAGGATTGTGCTGTAAAGTTTAATAAAGATAAAGAAGGTAGCTTAAAAGAGGCTCTAACTGGAGCAGATGTTTTTATAGGGGTAAGTGCGGGCAATATATTGACTGAGGAAATGGTTTTATCAATGAACCATGAGCCATTAGTATTTGCACTAGCTAATCCAGTTCCAGAAATAATGCCTGAGGCAGCTAAGAACGCTAAGGTTAAGATTATGGCAACCGGAAGAAGCGATTATCCAAACCAGATAAACAACCTGCTAGTTTTTCCAGGTATAATAAAAGGAGCTTTAAAAGCACGCATCAATAAAATTACTACAGAAATACAGCTGGCAGTTGCTAGAGGGATTTCAGGTTGCATAGACGAGGCGGAATTAAACTGTGAAAATATAATTCCAAGCGTTTTTGATAAAAGAATTGTAGATTTAGTTTGTGATATAGTTTGCAGTTTTAAAAAATAA
- a CDS encoding TetR/AcrR family transcriptional regulator: protein MAQTTKKALAASFKKLLLEKPMDKITVVDIVEDCEVNRQTFYYHFKDIYDLVEWIYTNEASKALGDKKTYDTWQQGFMQIFEYVLKNKTFVINTYHSLNREHLENYLYNETYNLLIGVVEEKAAGVNVKEADKAFIAHFYKFAFVGLMLEWIGKGMKDDPCGIIERVNIVIHGSIIKALENFKTNIHI, encoded by the coding sequence ATGGCACAAACAACTAAAAAAGCACTTGCAGCATCATTTAAAAAGCTATTGCTAGAAAAGCCTATGGACAAGATTACCGTTGTTGATATCGTTGAAGATTGTGAAGTTAATAGACAAACATTTTACTATCATTTTAAGGATATATATGATCTTGTTGAATGGATTTATACTAATGAAGCCTCAAAGGCGCTTGGGGATAAAAAAACATACGACACATGGCAGCAGGGCTTCATGCAAATCTTTGAGTATGTACTAAAGAATAAAACCTTTGTAATAAATACATATCATTCCCTTAATCGTGAGCACTTAGAGAATTACCTATATAATGAAACTTATAATCTTTTAATAGGGGTTGTAGAAGAAAAAGCTGCAGGAGTCAATGTAAAAGAAGCTGATAAGGCATTTATTGCTCACTTTTATAAGTTTGCCTTTGTAGGACTTATGCTGGAGTGGATTGGGAAAGGCATGAAGGATGACCCCTGCGGTATTATTGAAAGAGTAAATATTGTAATCCATGGAAGTATTATTAAAGCACTTGAAAACTTCAAAACAAATATTCATATTTAG
- a CDS encoding oleate hydratase: MYYSNGNYEAFARPQKPADVDNKSAYLVGSGLAALSAACFLVRDGQMKGEHIHILEELNIAGGACDGIKDPQKGFIVRGGREMENHFECLWDLFRSIPSLETEDASVLDEYYWLNKKDPNYSLMRATIKRGEDAHTDGKFTLSEKASMEIIKLFMTRDEDLYDKKITDVFTDEFFSSNFWLYWRTMFAFEDWHSALEMKLYIQRFIHHIGGLPDFSALKFTKYNQYESLILPMIKYLEANGVDFQYDTRVTNVIFNIQKDKKVASKIIYERSGKKEYIELTENDLVFVTNGSCTENSTTGDDDHAPIFNDSVGGCWELWKNIAKQDPSFGNPDKFCSDKKATTWESATITTLDNRIPPYIEKICKRDPFSGKVVTGGIITAKDSNWLMSYTLNRQPHFKSQPKDQLVVWVYGLFVDVPGNYIKKPMRECTGTEITEEWLYHLGVPESEIHDMALNSAHCIPCMMPYITAFFMPRAKGDRPKVVPEGCVNFAFIGQFADTVRDTVFTTEYSVRTAMEAVYTLLNVDRGVPEVFASCYDVRVLLDSTSKMMDGKKLTDLHLPPQATMFAMNALKQVSGTVIIDLLKRYNLI; this comes from the coding sequence ATGTATTATAGCAATGGAAATTATGAAGCTTTTGCTCGTCCTCAGAAACCAGCTGATGTGGATAATAAGTCAGCCTACCTTGTTGGCTCAGGGTTAGCAGCCTTATCAGCAGCATGTTTCTTAGTACGTGATGGCCAGATGAAAGGTGAACATATTCACATTCTAGAGGAGCTGAATATTGCTGGCGGCGCCTGCGACGGTATAAAAGATCCTCAAAAGGGATTTATCGTTAGAGGCGGACGTGAAATGGAAAACCATTTTGAATGTCTATGGGATTTGTTCCGTTCTATACCTTCTCTTGAAACTGAGGACGCTTCTGTTTTAGATGAATATTATTGGCTCAATAAGAAAGATCCAAACTATTCGCTGATGAGAGCAACTATAAAAAGAGGTGAAGATGCTCACACTGACGGAAAATTCACATTAAGTGAAAAAGCTTCAATGGAAATTATTAAATTGTTTATGACTCGAGATGAAGATTTATATGACAAGAAAATTACAGATGTATTTACAGATGAGTTTTTCTCCTCAAACTTCTGGCTATACTGGAGAACAATGTTTGCCTTTGAAGATTGGCACAGCGCCTTAGAAATGAAACTTTATATTCAGAGATTTATACACCATATCGGTGGTCTTCCAGACTTTTCTGCACTAAAATTTACTAAGTACAACCAATATGAATCATTAATTCTTCCAATGATAAAATATCTTGAAGCCAATGGTGTTGACTTTCAATATGACACTAGAGTAACCAATGTTATTTTTAATATTCAAAAGGATAAAAAGGTTGCCTCTAAAATTATTTATGAGCGCAGCGGAAAGAAAGAATATATAGAGCTTACAGAAAATGATTTAGTGTTTGTTACTAACGGCAGCTGTACAGAAAACTCTACTACTGGCGATGATGATCATGCTCCAATCTTTAACGACTCTGTGGGAGGCTGCTGGGAGCTTTGGAAGAACATCGCCAAGCAGGATCCATCCTTTGGTAATCCTGATAAGTTCTGTTCAGATAAAAAGGCAACAACTTGGGAATCTGCTACAATCACTACCCTAGATAACAGAATCCCACCTTATATAGAAAAAATATGTAAAAGAGACCCTTTCAGCGGTAAAGTAGTTACAGGCGGTATTATTACCGCTAAAGACTCAAATTGGCTTATGAGCTACACCTTAAATCGTCAGCCTCATTTTAAGAGCCAGCCTAAGGATCAACTTGTAGTTTGGGTATATGGATTATTTGTAGACGTTCCTGGAAACTATATTAAGAAACCTATGAGAGAATGTACAGGAACAGAAATTACTGAAGAATGGCTATATCACTTGGGAGTTCCAGAGTCTGAAATTCATGACATGGCATTGAATTCAGCTCATTGCATTCCATGCATGATGCCATATATAACTGCCTTCTTTATGCCTAGAGCAAAAGGAGACAGACCAAAGGTTGTACCGGAGGGATGTGTAAACTTTGCCTTTATTGGTCAGTTTGCTGATACTGTACGCGATACAGTATTTACTACAGAATATTCTGTTAGAACAGCAATGGAAGCAGTATATACCTTATTAAATGTTGACCGTGGGGTACCCGAAGTATTCGCTTCCTGCTATGACGTTCGGGTATTATTAGATTCTACCTCAAAAATGATGGACGGCAAAAAACTTACTGACTTACATCTTCCACCTCAAGCAACCATGTTCGCAATGAATGCTTTGAAACAAGTATCAGGAACAGTTATTATAGACTTATTGAAACGCTATAATCTAATATAA